One window of the Notolabrus celidotus isolate fNotCel1 chromosome 23, fNotCel1.pri, whole genome shotgun sequence genome contains the following:
- the si:dkey-19b23.10 gene encoding uncharacterized protein si:dkey-19b23.10: MDDPSSTQSFHNLHHHHLPSYHLALPSLESPEVGYLHSQHTLDPLEQYRGRDGESNPPFATTNTSSGGKRGSSGAERIVLNESGGSLDGHANLGGHFDDESVRGGHFADTLYSVSKEEEIWEERKSCESTSDHFYGKEDCYSHTNDVFYPSNCGGEANYGNYGSCVAKCETAHYREVSVGRLIKQTSSYDKSAARGISDGCINDCRTDSMLNNDYLEREEDYGSSCGSGEDQQQPADVEGPWLSVSPSSQTGEGRWRGQADTITLASGCLSQKSPIGISSEMHIEKLDSFSEAFLSQHKRRFPLILSRDSSQHIWEFGERRGERHSCAFDSDSYLPPSSSSSPAPPSLPSFPSPPTSSHLMSSVLSPPPTPLPPPSLSPLKMDSPVTFGGSGHSLSQVGEPVQIFASRLQSFPTINSSGMIWKFPVLSRCFPQSCGDPIDMEGTLGSSHGREYSNITASNIPQSPDSTFPPSSSSTDRSPLHPVRNLCPSNAAPLHSPFHVASRPSHLASQHNEGAEVMNLHMADQKIKNGPTIPNQLKQQASKTYTGTPFPSILHSSKGQKRSRYTPRPLLNPVRTGKGLYSCLSSLHHREEKTACQEEDKDCGVLPYVNIGKDSQADILPCSDGNKSEEESPREELLWKPWGELKESTGIQDQVEKLLSMCSSSCLPGGGSNTELALHCLHHCQGDIKATLEMLLFSQPIPLGDYHYSGSDLWTDSEKSVFSAALGTHGKDFSRIQKLVKTKTVRQCVEFYYLSKRLLDKQKKHKEEESRDGESELQKSITPICQPVDRQFGLEEAVPVPSLASFFPCKLCGKMFYKIKSRNAHMKIHRQPQEDWTDRQLQQQILTQRLAHNRPNNLMPTMSRDLLQSQAPALTFDPNSRNNTENTHHSSVSSNTVTHSHAGILNPSTIVTYSNITASNSHNITNTNDSDSNQRQPISVLPFHQSWGSYGHSASPATFYYSSEGKDNAAAGTVVGKQPTNWQ, encoded by the exons ATGGATGACCCTTCCTCAACTCAGTCCTTCCAcaacctccaccaccaccacttgCCATCCTATCACCTAGCCTTGCCCAGCCTTGAGAGTCCTGAAGTGGGGTATCTGCACTCTCAACACACCCTGGATCCTTTGGAGCAATACAGAGGCAGAGACGGAGAATCCAATCCCCCTTTTGCAACTACTAACACCTCCTCTGGTGGAAAGAGGGGGAGCAGTGGGGCTGAGAGAATCGTGCTGAATGAAAGTGGTGGCAGTTTGGATGGACACGCTAACTTGGGAGGTCATTTTGATGATGAGAGTGTAAGAGGTGGCCATTTCGCTGACACTTTGTACAGTGTTAGCAAAGAAGAGGAGATttgggaagagaggaagagttgCGAGAGCACCTCAGATCACTTTTATGGTAAAGAAGATTGCTACAGTCACACAAATGATGTTTTCTACCCCTCGAATTGTGGCGGGGAAGCAAACTATGGTAACTACGGGAGCTGTGTAGCTAAATGTGAAACAGCTCACTACAGAGAGGTTAGTGTCGGCCGTTTGATCAAGCAAACATCGTCCTACGACAAAAGTGCAGCCAGGGGCATAAGTGACGGGTGTATAAATGATTGTAGGACTGATTCAATGCTGAATAATGATTATCTAGAACGAGAAGAGGATTACGGGTCCAGCTGTGGCTCAGGTGAAGATCAACAACAACCAGCAGACGTTGAGGGACCTTGGCTAAGTGTCTCTCCTTCAAGTCAGACTGGAGAGGGTAGGTGGAGAGGACAAGCAGACACCATCACGTTGGCCTCAGGCTGCCTATCACAAAAATCCCCCATTGGTATCAGCAGTGAGATGCACATTGAGAAACTGGACTCTTTCTCTGAGGCTTTTCTCTCCCAGCATAAGAGAAGATTTCCACTGATCCTCAGCAGGGATTCCTCTCAACACATTTGGGAATTTGGAGAAAGAAGAGGCGAAAGACACAGCTGTGCTTTTGATTCAGACTCTTACCTGCCCccgtcttcctcttcatccccaGCTCCCCCCTCTCTTCCATCTTTCCCTTCTCCTCCTACATCTTCTCACCTCATGTCCTCTGTTCTGAGCCCTCCTCCAACTCCTCtacctcctccctccctttccCCCTTGAAAATGGACTCTCCAGTTACATTTGGAGGCAGCGGACATTCGTTGTCCCAGGTGGGAGAACCGGTCCAGATTTTTGCTTCCCGCCTTCAGTCTTTCCCAACCATCAATTCTTCTGGGATGATATGGAAGTTTCCAGTGTTGTCACGCTGCTTTCCACAGTCATGTGGGGACCCAATCGACATGGAGGGAACTCTGGGATCATCTCATGGCAGAGAGTACAGCAACATCACAG CCTCAAACATCCCTCAATCTCCAGATTCAActtttcctccctcttcttcctctacgGACCGGTCTCCCCTTCATCCAGTCAGAAACCTCTGTCCCTCCAACGCTGCCCCCCTCCATTCCCCCTTCCATGTTGCCTCTCGTCCATCTCATCTTGCTAGCCAACACAATGAGGGAGCAGAAGTGATGAACCTCCACATGGCGGACCAGAAAATAAAGAATGGACCGACCATTCCGAAccaattaaag CAACAAGCCTCCAAGACCTACACTGGAACTCCATTTCCCAGTATCCTTCACTCCAGCAAGGGTCAGAAAAGGAGCAGATACACTCCACGACCCCTACTCAACCCTGTACGCACTGGAAAGGGCCTGTACTCCTGCCTCTCATCTCTCCATCACAGAGAAGAGAAGACAGCATGTCAAGAGGAAGACAAGGATTGTGGTGTGTTGCC GTATGTCAACATTGGTAAGGATTCCCAGGCGGACATTCTTCCATGTTCGGATGGCAATAAGTCAGAGGAGGAATCTCCAAGAGAAGAGCTGCTCTGGAAACCATGGGGCGAGCTGAAGGAAAGTACTGGCATACAAGACCAAG tGGAGAAGCTCTTGTCCATGTGCAGTTCCAGCTGCTTACCAGGAGGGGGCAGCAACACTGAGCTGGCCCTGCACTGTCTGCACCACTGTCAGGGAGACATAAAG GCCACACTGGAAATGCTGCTCTTCTCACAGCCTATACCTTTGGGAGACTACCACTACTCTg GTAGTGATTTGTGGACAGACAGTGAGAAGAGTGTCTTCAGTGCAGCGCTGGGAACTCATGGAAAAGACTTTTCACGCATACAGAAACTG GTGAAGACTAAGACGGTGCGCCAGTGTGTTGAGTTCTACTACCTGAGCAAGAGGCTCCttgacaagcagaagaaacacaaagaggaggagagcagagatggagagagtgagCTGCAGAAAAGT ATAACTCCCATCTGTCAGCCAGTGGACAGACAGTTTGGATTGGAGGAGGCTGTCCCTGTGCCCTCATTGGCCAGCTTCTTTCCTTGCAAGCTGTGTGGCAA AATGTTCTATAAAATCAAATCCCGTAATGCTCACATGAAGATCCACAGGCAGCCTCAGGAGGACTGGACCGACAGGCAGCTCCAGCAACAGATCCTCACCCAGCGGCTGGCTCATAATCGTCCCAACAACTTGATGCCCACCATGAGCAGGGATCTGCTTCAGTCTCAGGCTCcagctctgacctttgaccctaaCAGCCGAAACAATACTGAAAATACCCATCACTCTTCAGTCAGTAGCAACACCGTCACTCACAGCCATGCCGGTATCCTTAATCCCAGCACCATTGTAACATACAGCAACATCACAGCTTCAAACTCTCATAATATCACTAATACTAATGACAGTGACTCAAATCAAAGACAGCCCATCTCTGTCTTACCTTTCCACCAGTCATGGGGCTCATATGGACACAGTGCCAGCCCTGCCACCTTTTATTACAGCTCAGAAGGGAAAGACAATGCAGCAGCTGGGACAGTGGTGGGGAAACAGCCCACTAACTGGCAGTAG